A region of the Streptomyces durocortorensis genome:
CCACCGTGCACCGCGTGGACGCGGAGTCCGCGCTCGGCGGCCCCCTCACCTCGGTAGCGGCGGACCGCGCGGCCGACGGCATCGACGAACTCCTCACCGGCTTCCACGCCCGCCCCAAGAGCCGCGTCCGCTCCGGAACCGCCCGCACCCTGCGCATCCGGGCCGTGGACACCGACGCGACCTGGAACGTACGCATCTCGAACGAACCACCCCAGGCCGTCCGCTCGTCGAGCACCGCACACGGACCGGACACCCCGGAGCGCACGAAGGACGCCGACTGCGAACTGAGCGGCACGGCCGAGGGGCTCTACCTCACCCTCTGGAACCGCCTGCCGCTCACCGCCGTCACCCTGCGCGGCGACCGCTCGGTGGCCCGGCTCTGGACGGACAACGCCGCGGTCATCTGATGATGGCGGCCGCCCCGGGTCAGCCGAGCCGGCCGGGGCGGACCAGTCCCGATTCGTGGGCGAGGACGACGAGTCGGGCCCGGTCGCGGGCGCCGAGCTTGACCATCGTGCGGCTGACGCAGGTCTTCGCGGTGAGGGGGGGCCGACCACCAGGCTGCGGCCGATCCTCTCGTTCGACAGGCCGATGCCCACCAGCGCCAGCACCTCCCGTTCCCGTTCGGTGAGCCGGACGGGCGAGGTGGCGGCCGCGGGTTCCTTCGATCGGGCGGCGAACTCCGCGACCAGGCGGCGAGGCACCCCCTGGCATCACACGGTCCGGACGCCCAGCAGACCGACCGAACGGGCCAGCCCCTCCACCGCCTGCCGGAACAGCGGCTCGCGCGCCTCGACGACCCGGTTGAACTGACCGAACAGCTCGAAGGAGATCAGGCCGAACAGCTGGGCCCAGGCGGCGACCAGGGCCGCGACGGCCGCCGGAGGCAGGTCCGGGGCGAATTCGGCGGCCATCCGCTCGGCGTCGGAACACAGCTCCGGCGCGAGAGGCGGCACGGCCAGGCCGTCGGCCCGGAACGCCGTGCGCAGGATGCCGATGAAGGCCAGTCCCACCCGGGACGCGGGTCCCACCGTGTCCATCGGGGCGGTGTACCCGGGAACGGGCGAACCATAGATCAGGGCGTACTCATGGGGGTGGTCGAGCGCCCACTCCCGTACGGCCATGGCCACCGCGATCCAGCACTCGGCGGAGGGCGCGGCGGCCTCGCACTCCGCCGCCGCCTGTTCCGCGGCCTCGCCGATCGCGTCGAACGCATCGACGATCAGGGCGGTGAGCAGGTCGTCCCGGCTGGGGAAGTAGCGGTAGAGCGCGGAGGAGACCATGCCCAGCTCCCGGGCGACGGCCCGCAGCGAGAGCTTGGCCGCACCCTCCGCCGCGAGCTGCTTCCTGGCCTCGTCCTTGATCGCGGCGGTCACTTCGATGCGGGCACGTTCCCTGGCCCCTCGGATGGTGCTCATGCGCTCAGTGTGCCATGCGCTCGGAGCACCGAACATAAACGAGAGCAGTGCTCTTGCTTTCGAGCCCCCCTTCCGTGCACACTGATCTCAAGCGAGAGCACCGCTCACTCAAGGTCGCAGCGGCGTCCTTACGGTCCTCACGGTCCTCACTCGGGAGTCACCATGGCGCAGACGTACTACCTCCGGGCCGGCGCTTCCGCCCGCCGCCTCAACCAGGTCGTCGGCTGGCTGGCCCGGCACGGGATCAGCCTCATGGGCTCCGCCGAGATGTCCGTGCGCGGACGCAGGAGCGGACAGATGCAGCGCCTCCCGGTCAACGCCCACACCTTCGAGGGCGAGCGGTACCTCGTATCGGCCCGGGGCCATTCACAGTGGGTGCGCAACATGCGCGTCGCGGGCGGCGGCGAACTGCGGCTGGGGCGCAAGGTCAGTCGCTTCGCCGCCGTCGAGATCGCGGACGACGCGCAGAAGGCCCGGATCATCCGGGCCTATCTGGAGCGGTGGGGCTGGGAGGTCAACCAGTACTTCCAGGGGATCACAGCGAAGTCCACGGACGCCGAGCTGCTGGCCGCCTGCCCGGACCACCCGGTCTTCCGCGTCACGGTCACCGACTGACCGCTCCCGGCCAGGGCGTGTCCGGCGGATCAGGGCCGGATGGTCCGCGACGTCTAGTGCGGTGCGTCGCAAGGCGCTGGAACGTCAACGCCGCGAGGTGTCGCACCGGACGCCGCGGACCCGGTCATGATCCGCCGGACACGCCCTGACGGTCCATCGCGGTCAGCGCCCGCTGCGCCAGCGGGTGTCTGCGGACCAGCTCGGCCAGCGACGTCGTCCCCCGGGTGATCCCGGCGAACGACTTCCAGGCCGGGCGGAAGCCGGTCAGCACCGCGTGCAGCAGGCCCGGCCGGCGCTCGAACAGCTTGAGCATGCGGCGGCCGACCCCCATCTCCACGCCCAGACCGGCCTTGATGGCGAAGGCGTAGTTGAGTGCCTGGCGGCGGGCGTCCACCGCGTCGCGCGACTCGGCGATCCTGACCGCCCACTCCCCCGCGAGCCGGCCGGAGCGCAGCGCGAAGGAGATGCCCTCGCGGGTCCACGGCTCCAGCAGTCCGGCTGCGTCCCCGCAGACCACGACCCGGCCGCGCGAGAGCGGCGAGTCGTCGCTGCGGCAGCGGGTGAGGTGCCCGGAGGAGACGGCCGGTTCAAATCCGGCGAGGCCGAGCCGGGCGATGAAGTCCTCCAGATACCGCTTGGTGCCCGCTCCGTCGCCGCGCGCCGAGATCACACCCACGGTCAGGGTGTCGCCCTTGGGGAAGACCCAGCCGTAACTTCCCGGCATCGGGCCCCAGTCGATGAGGACCCGGCCCGCCCAGTCCTCCGCGACTGTCGCCGGAACCGGGATCTCCGCCTCCAGGCCGAGGTCGACCTGGTCGAGCTTCACGCCGACATGCGCTCCTATCCGGCCCGCACTGCCGTCCGCGCCGACGACCGCCCGCGCGAGCACCGTCTCGCCGCCGGCCAGCACCACGGCGACCGTTCGCCGGTCGGGGACGGCGGGACCGTGCTGCTCGACGCGCACCACCGAGGCTCCGGTGCGCAGTTCGGCCCCGGCCTTCTGTGCCTCCTCGACCAGTCCGGCGTCGAACTCCGGGCGGTTGATGAGCCCGAAGAGCATGCGCCGGGAGCGCCGGGTGCGGGTCAGCTTCCCGTTGAGCGAGAACGTGACCGCGTGGATCCGGTCCTTCAGGGGCAGTTCGAACCCCGGCGGCAGCGCGTCGCGCGAGAAGCCGATGATTCCCCCGCCGCAGGTCTTGTACCGCGGCAATTCCGCTTTCTCCAGGAGCAGGACTCTCCGGCCCGCCACTGCCGCCGCGTACGCCGCCGATGCGCCGGCGGGTCCGGCGCCGACCACGACGACGTCCCAGACGGACGACTCCTCCGGCTCACGTCCAGCGTCCGGCTCACGTCCGGCGTCTGCGTTCTCGCTGCTCACGATGTGCTTCTGCTCCCGATCCGACCAGTGGCCCCAAGCTGCTCACGGCATCCTACGGCGCGTTCCGGCCAAGCCCTCCTGTGGGAGGATCGGCCATGATTTTGTCGTACATGCGTCGTCGCACGAACGGCGTCGTACACGGTCGCGTACACACCGCGTCCTACCCTTAACGTCGCACCCACGAGGAGCGTGCCCATGACCGCCCGTCCGATTCCTGAGACCGTTGCCTCGCTGATGCCCCGTGCGCGGGCGGAGCTCGCCGAGCTGGTCGCGTTCCAGTCGGTGGCGGACCCCGCGGTGTTCCCGCCGAGCGAGTGCGAGGCGGCGGCGAACTGGGTCGCCGACGCGCTGCGCGCCGAGGGCTTCGCGGACGTCGCCCTGCTCGACACCCCGGACGGGAGCCAGTCGGTCTACGGGTTCCTGCCCGGCCCGGCCGGTGCGCCGACCGTGCTGCTCTACGCGCACTACGACGTGCAGCCGCCGCTGGACGAGTCGGCCTGGCTCTCCCCGCCGTTCGAGCTCACCGACCGCGACGGCCGCTGGTTCGGCCGGGGTGCGGCGGACTGCAAGGGCGGGTTCATCATGCACCTGCTCGCGCTGCGCGCCCTCAAGGCGAACGGTGGCGTCCCGGTCTCGGTGAAGGTGATCGCCGAGGGTTCCGAGGAGCAGGGCACCGGCGGTCTGGAGCGGTACGCACAGGCGCACCCGGAGCTGCTGGCGGCCGACACGATCGTCATCGGCGACACGGGCAACTTCCGGGTCGGGCTGCCGACGGTCACGGCGACGCTGCGCGGCATGACGATGCTGCGGGTGCAGCTGGACACCCTCGAAGGGAACCTGCACTCGGGGCAGTTCGGCGGCGCGGCCCCGGACGCTCTGGCCGCGATGATCCAGCTGCTGGCCTCGCTGCGCGCCGAGGACGGGACGACCACGGTCGACGGCCTGTCCGGTGACGCCGACTGGGACGGACTCCAGTACCCGGAGGCCGAGTTCCGCCAGGACGCCAAGGTGCTGGACGGGGTGGAGCTGATCGGCTCCGGTACGGTCGCGGACCGGATCTGGGCGCGGCCCGCCGTCACCGTCATCGGCATCGACTGCCCGCCGGTGGTGGGCGCGACGCCGTCCGTGCAGGCGAGCGCGCGGGCGCAGATCAGCCTGCGGGTGCCGCCCGGCCAGGACGCGGCCGAGGCCACGAAGCTGCTCACCGCGCATCTGGAGTCGCGCGCGCCCTGGGGTGCGCGGGTCCGGGTGGAACAGGTGGGTCAGGGCCAGCCGTTCCGCGCCGACATGA
Encoded here:
- a CDS encoding nitroreductase/quinone reductase family protein, giving the protein MAQTYYLRAGASARRLNQVVGWLARHGISLMGSAEMSVRGRRSGQMQRLPVNAHTFEGERYLVSARGHSQWVRNMRVAGGGELRLGRKVSRFAAVEIADDAQKARIIRAYLERWGWEVNQYFQGITAKSTDAELLAACPDHPVFRVTVTD
- a CDS encoding geranylgeranyl reductase family protein, which codes for MSSENADAGREPDAGREPEESSVWDVVVVGAGPAGASAAYAAAVAGRRVLLLEKAELPRYKTCGGGIIGFSRDALPPGFELPLKDRIHAVTFSLNGKLTRTRRSRRMLFGLINRPEFDAGLVEEAQKAGAELRTGASVVRVEQHGPAVPDRRTVAVVLAGGETVLARAVVGADGSAGRIGAHVGVKLDQVDLGLEAEIPVPATVAEDWAGRVLIDWGPMPGSYGWVFPKGDTLTVGVISARGDGAGTKRYLEDFIARLGLAGFEPAVSSGHLTRCRSDDSPLSRGRVVVCGDAAGLLEPWTREGISFALRSGRLAGEWAVRIAESRDAVDARRQALNYAFAIKAGLGVEMGVGRRMLKLFERRPGLLHAVLTGFRPAWKSFAGITRGTTSLAELVRRHPLAQRALTAMDRQGVSGGS
- a CDS encoding maleylpyruvate isomerase family mycothiol-dependent enzyme, with product MKITEHITSLSEEGRLLAAAAEQAGTGAAVPTCPGWQIRHLLRHTGMVHRWAAAFVTEGHTTYHPDNGEPALDGTELLDWFREGHRHLVRSLEDAPADLECWTFLPAPSPLAFWSRRQLHETTVHRVDAESALGGPLTSVAADRAADGIDELLTGFHARPKSRVRSGTARTLRIRAVDTDATWNVRISNEPPQAVRSSSTAHGPDTPERTKDADCELSGTAEGLYLTLWNRLPLTAVTLRGDRSVARLWTDNAAVI
- a CDS encoding dipeptidase translates to MTARPIPETVASLMPRARAELAELVAFQSVADPAVFPPSECEAAANWVADALRAEGFADVALLDTPDGSQSVYGFLPGPAGAPTVLLYAHYDVQPPLDESAWLSPPFELTDRDGRWFGRGAADCKGGFIMHLLALRALKANGGVPVSVKVIAEGSEEQGTGGLERYAQAHPELLAADTIVIGDTGNFRVGLPTVTATLRGMTMLRVQLDTLEGNLHSGQFGGAAPDALAAMIQLLASLRAEDGTTTVDGLSGDADWDGLQYPEAEFRQDAKVLDGVELIGSGTVADRIWARPAVTVIGIDCPPVVGATPSVQASARAQISLRVPPGQDAAEATKLLTAHLESRAPWGARVRVEQVGQGQPFRADMTSPAYTAMADAMREAYPGQEMQSSGMGGSIPLCNTLAGLYPEAEILLIGLSEPEAQIHAVNESVSPEELERMSVAEALFLRNYAESKKA
- a CDS encoding WHG domain-containing protein, with protein sequence MSTIRGARERARIEVTAAIKDEARKQLAAEGAAKLSLRAVARELGMVSSALYRYFPSRDDLLTALIVDAFDAIGEAAEQAAAECEAAAPSAECWIAVAMAVREWALDHPHEYALIYGSPVPGYTAPMDTVGPASRVGLAFIGILRTAFRADGLAVPPLAPELCSDAERMAAEFAPDLPPAAVAALVAAWAQLFGLISFELFGQFNRVVEAREPLFRQAVEGLARSVGLLGVRTV